In a genomic window of Melitaea cinxia chromosome 27, ilMelCinx1.1, whole genome shotgun sequence:
- the LOC123666941 gene encoding histone-lysine N-methyltransferase SETMAR-like gives MTPKNVMVTVWWSSAGVIHHSFVPNGMSITADVYCEKLNTIMGKLARLQPAFVNRSAPLLLHDNARPPTVQQTVSKLQELVLEVLRHPPYSPDLAPTDFHFFQNLDNFLAGKKFNTRVAVQNVFEEFFKKGINKLPLRWSKCIDSQGNYFEQ, from the coding sequence ATGACCCCTAAGAATGTGATGGTAACTGTTTGGTGGTCTAGCGCCGGTGTAATTCATCATAGCTTCGTACCAAACGGCATGAGCATCACTGCAGATGTGTACTGTGAAaaactaaacacaataatggGTAAGCTCGCACGTCTCCAACCAGCTTTTGTCAATCGCTCGGCTCCGCTGCTCCTGCACGACAACGCGCGACCTCCTACTGTACAGCAGACGGTCTCCAAGTTACAAGAGCTGGTGTTGGAAGTTCTCCGTCATCCACCGTACTCACCAGATCTTGCCCCTACTGACTTCCACTTTTTCCAGAATTTGGATAACTTTTTGGcgggaaaaaaattcaatacccgAGTGGCAGTACAAAATGTCTTTGAAGAGTTTTTCAAGAAAGGCATCAATAAGTTACCACTACGTTGGTCAAAATGCATTGATTCTCAGGGTAATTACtttgaacaataa